A window of Equus przewalskii isolate Varuska chromosome 6, EquPr2, whole genome shotgun sequence genomic DNA:
TTATTTAGGCGTCCCTTCCTAAGACACCTGAAGCTCGCCTGCGTCCCCTGGGCTCACCCGGGTGTCTTACCTAAGCCCTCGCCGCACGCGGTGTCCCCTGGGCCCTGCATTTACCCGTCTTGTTTGTGCGTCTTGCCCCCTCATCCCGTGAGGACAAGGGTGGGTCGGCCTTGCTCACTGTGGTGTTCCCAGCAGCCCGTGCTGTGCAGAGAACAGGTGTTCCCGCAGGTGGAAGGAATTCATGAATAAATGAGATGGGAAAACgctgtggggaaggagggagagggatcCGCCACCGGGCTCTTTAGGCAGACATTCTGAAATCTCTGGAAAATTGTGCAATTTTGGTGAActtgggaggagagaaaggaagtgcATCCGAGACCCCCCGGCCTTTTTTGGGCAACGCCCAGCAGCGCCTGGCTGCACTGGCACCCCTCACCTAGACAGCGCCAGCCACCGGGGCTCCGTCTGGGGCTCCGGTTGCGAGCGAGGCAGCCCTGGGGCAGCCTCTCAGGGAGGGCCCAGTCTGGGCCTCCCAGCAGCTTCGGGGAGGCCAGGAGCCCCTGCAACTGGATGCACACCAGAACAGCGTTTGTCTCCGTTGACTGGTCACAGGCCGGCCTGCTGAGTGTAGCCCTGAGGCCAAGGAGGGTGGCCTCCGGACCCAACAGCtcgttcagatcccagctctacCATCCTGAGCTCTGCGACCCCGGGGGGAGTGTGCCTCTTGGAGCCTCACTcgcctcgtctgtaaaatgggcttggAGAGCTGCTgcgaggaggaagggaaaagagccTGGGGCAGAGCGAGCCCCACAGTTACCACTCCATCTAATACGGACAGAATGTGTCCCCCCAAGTCCCTATGACGAAGCCCTAAGCCCCAATGGGAccgtatttggagatggggtcttcgTGGAAGGAATGAGCTCTCAAGGGTGGGGACTTGACCCAATAGgataagtgtccttataagaagagacacctggggccagccccgtggccaagtggttaggttcgcacattccacttcggcagcccagggtttgtggattctgatcctgggcacggacatggcaccactcatcaagccatgctgaggtggcatgccacatggCACAatcagaagaacctacaactagaatatacaactatgtactgggggggatttggggagaagaagcttggcaatagatgttagctcagatgccaatctttaaaaaaaaaaaagaaaaaaagaagagacacctGAGGGATCACTTTCTCCCCACGCGCACGCACGGAGGAGCGCACAGCGTGAAGGCAGCCGCCTCCAAGCAAGGGAGCGAGCCCTCACCAGAGACCGAATTGGGCAGAACCCTGCCCtcggacttccggcctccagaactgcgagaaacaACTGTTGTCCGAGCCGCCCTGTCTGTGGCATTCTCTTAGGGCTGCCTGAGCTAAGGCACCAGAATTTCAGAGACAAACCATGGAGGGGGCCTGGACAGGGAAAAAGGTGACAGGATGAGGTGTGCTGTCCCAGAAGACCCAAGCTCCAGCAGGAGAGGCCCAGAGAAACCAGAGACCCGGCCTGAAGCCAACAGGCTGGAAGGGAGTCACCAACCTTGGGTGGACACACTGGGCCAAAGGTGCTCACTGACCCTCCTACACTGGGCACGGGCAtgaggggggaggggctgctcaCACCGGGGCCTCCCTGGGgcagagggatggggagaaggcagggagggctTCTCCATGGCCTGGCCTCCTTAGACAAGGACACCGGCAATGACAGCCCCTGGCCGCAGCCCAGCAGCCGCAGAGGAGCAGCCACCGGGAAACGGAGCCTCAGCAGAAAATGCGGACGCGCTGGtttctgctgcaggcagcccatcCCCTCGGGTCAACAGGGCAGGCCCGGGTCCAAATGGGTCCTGATGAGACTTGGGCCCAGGCTGCGGGCTGTGGCGTGTGCTGCCAAATCCTGACCACCTGGAACAATGACGAGGCAACATCCACTTTCACCGAAGAGACAATGAGGCCAAAAGCTCGCTGACATGGCACTCTGGCCTGCATCTCGCTGCAACCTCCTAATGACCCCCCAGGGGACCTGCGCCAGCTCCGTCTGTGTCTGCAGACACCGAGACCAAGACGGAGGTCATGGCTCAAGGTCATCACAGGGTCTGCACGTGGAGACCCCCAGGCCCCCTGCACCTCGCCCAGAGCTTTCCACGGGCCGCGGGGAAGCTGCAGGGACTGCCGGTGAGCAGAGAACTTATCCTGACCTTGGCCTCCCACGACACACACCTGAACGACTGGGGACAAGGCTCCGCCGTGGAGACAGCAAGCACCAGACACGGAGCCCATCACTCTGTTGAGCATTCAGCTCCAGGCCGGGCCCTGGATCCCCACGGCCACCTCGTCCCCGTTCTGCAGAAGAGTCAACTGACAATAACCGGGAACTGTGGCAATGAAGCCACTTGCTCGAGGGCACACAGCTGGCACCAGGATCCATTTCTGTGCGACTGCAGGGCAGGCCACACTGGTTCTGACcttaccccacccccacccatctAACCCATCACCCAGTCCGCCTGATTGTGCGCCCTAAATGTCTCTAGAATCTGCTCCCCACTGCTACCCGCCCCCAAGTTCCAGTCACCCTGCCTCTGGCTACAGTGCCTCCCACAGCTTCCACGGGGCCCTCGGGCACAGGCAGGCGTGGCTGAGCCCTGCCAACACTCCCGAGTCTGCGTCCACTTAAGGTTAGGCCCGAGGGCCCCGACACCCCTCGCCAAGACCGGAGCAGCACCCCCAGGCCCCCACCACAGCGTCAGCCCCTGCAGACACACAGCTGTCCATCTCAGCGATGGGGgaggccccctccccactcccaggcaGTCCCCACGGCCCGACAGCTTTCATCCAAGCCACGCTCAGACCGCACCGTGCCCACTGCCTCGGCCTCCCGCCGCCCCTTGCCAGGAAGAGCCCACGGGGCTCCGGCCTGGCTGCTCTGCTGAATTCAGCCCCTCCTAGTCACCTCCCCCGCATCTCCTCCTCGGGGCCCCCCCAGAATTAGCGAGTCCCGCCCCAGACTGCACCCCTTCCTGAGTGCCCCCCACCAGCGACGGCACCTCCCAAGGCACATGACCCCTTGCTCACTCTCGGGTGGTCTGGAAGCCTCAGAACAGACCACTGGAGCCGGGAGGGCCCGAGGGGTCATCTGTGACTCTCTCGGGGAtctcccccacttcctcctctcccctggggCAGATGCTCACGGCTGGTGGCAGCCAGCCTGGGCTCGGGGCCTCTGCCTTCTCCGGCCTCACGCTCCAGCCATGTGACTTTTTCCTGAAGGCACAGCACCGAGGCCCCGCTCCCTGTCACCTGAGGCCACGTttcctgctgcctccaggaaaggcCCCAAACTCGCCTCACTCTGGGCCCTCAACCTGGCTGGGACATTGACCTGGAAGGGTCTCATCCCTCCTGAGGGCCCTGCACGGCCTTCCCCTGAGTCCTAGGCCTCGATTTCTGCCAATTCCTCAACAGGAACTCTTCTCGCTTCCTGCTGGCTCATGAACCGATGCTGTGGCGCTAACGCGGGCCAGGCTTGGGGCCTGGCAGTGGGAAGAcagcggagagagagagagagccagtccctgtcctcagggagctcagaGGTGAGCTCTTTAATCCGCCTGCAAGATTGTGTGCAAGAACTCGGCTCCTGTCTCTGATGTGATGAAGTAGGAGGCTAACAGGTGCCATTTACACGCCTGACACCAAGTGGGCCATGTGGGTGTGTGTAACGTCCTACAGGCCGAGTACTGGATCAAGTGATGTGACAGTAAAACAGCCAATACCAACCAAgtaggctttttttttggtgaggaagattggccctgagctaacatctgctgccaatcttcctctttttagcttgaggaagattagcggtgagctaacatttgtgccgatcttcctctattttttgtatgtgggatgcctccaaagcacagctgatgagtagagcaggtccacgcctgggatctgaacccatgaacctgggccactgaagcggagcgtgaccaactttaaccactcaaccacggggccgactacgctccctccacccctcctgaGTCTGCACTGTTTGCCTGGCCTGCGCTAATAAGCACAACAATCATAACGACTGCTGGCAACTACAGAACATTCCAGATGCCAGGGTTGTTATCCATGCTTTACTGCATCATGTTGGAGCCCCCAAAGCTACCCTACGAGGTGAGTCCTATTATCCTAATACTAATTTTACAAGTGAAAAgatttgaggctcagagatgttaagttaCTGGCTCAAGGTCTCACAGCCAGGACCTGGCAGAGCCGGATGGGAACTCAGGCTGTTATGTGGGGAAGGAGAGCCTGAGTGGGGCCCGGGGTCTCTGCGGAGAGAGGCTAAGTGGATAATGAAGCCACACGTGAGAGCCAGAGCTGCAGtgtccaagagaactttctggaagGATGGATATGTTTTATCCCCGTGCTGCCCAAgacggtagccactagccacatgaaCAAAGTGTGGCCAGCACAACTGAGAAACCAATCCATAGTATTACTTAATTTTGATCACCTTAAATAGAAACAGCCACATGGAGATGGTGGTGGCCATACTGGACAGCTCTGGACCAGGGCTCTGCAAATGATGGCCCGAGGGCCAAAACCtgctgtttctgtaaataaagttttatcagcaCATGGCCACATCCATTTGCTTCTATGTTATCTACAGCTGCTATCGAGTTACAAGGCAGAGCTGACAGAGACGAATGGCCTGTCAAACCTAGAATAGTTACCCCCggtcttttcagaaaaagtttggaggccggccccgtggcccagtggttaagctcatgctctctgctttggcagcccagagttcctgggctcagatcccaggcgtggacctagacactgctcatcagccgtgctgtggcggcgtcccacacacaaaacagaagaagatgggcacggatgttagctcagcaacaatcttcctcaagcaaaaagaatcagggccaatcttcctcagcaaaaaaataaaaagagagaagctcaCAGGGGCATAGCTACCGTCTGAATCCAGGTCTGCCAGCCGCCAAGGCTGGGTCCTCCCCACCTATCCCGGCTCACCCTCAAATAGcagatggaaaggaaaaggaaaggtggCCGCGTGGGCCAGGCTCATGTCAAGTTCAGGCACCAAGGCCACCCCTGATGGCTGAGCGAGCTGGGGCAGGTCTGATGTGGTTTCTACAAGGCTGGCTCTGGCTCCTGGGGAGAGGCCCCCTGCCCCGCTCACCGTTGATCAGCTCCAGGGCCTCCTCCTTGGTCCGGGTAATCTTCTCCTGCCGCCAGGACGAGGGCCGCCGGGACTGGCTGTGCTTGACCAGCAGGTGTGAGCAGCGGACCCTGGTGGGCTCCCCCTGTCCATTTTTGCCACCGCCGCTGCTGCTGTTGCCGCTTGGCCGCTCCCACTGGCTGGCGTTGGTGATGTGATTGAAATAGTACACCCggcctggggagggaggcgggaggtcAGCTGGGACCTGCTGGGACACCCCCGAGGCCAGCAGAAGGGACTGGCTGCTGAGACGCCTTCAGTCAGCCAATCTGCTGTGTCCGCCCCATGCCACGGGCCCCGAGGAGGCCAACAATCTAGGGGGACACAGACAGGTACCCGACAGGCAAATAAGACAACGTGACAACTTCACTCGTAACTTCACTGAGGAAAATATCCCAGAGTGATGAAGAGAGGAAGCCTCGGGGACAGAGAGGAGTTCAAAGCAGCAGGCAGCCAGACCCCCGTCCacacctggctctgccacttcctcacTACCTTCCCAGCCTCGGGCTTTCTCACCTGCAAGATGGAGATGACGACAGTATCTGCCTGCAAAGCCTGAACAAGTTCACATTTGGAACTGATGCTTAGGATAACTCATGCTCAGGATAGCACCTGGCACACATTAAGACTGTGAcagctgtcattttcttttcctttttttttttttttttttttgtgaagaagattggccctgagctaacatctgttgcccgtcttccactttttgcttgaggaagattgttgctgagctaacatctgtgccaaccctcctctattttgtatgtgggatgccaccacagcatagcttgatgaacagtgtgtagctccacgcccaggatctgaacctgcgaatcctgggccaccaaagcagagcatgagaacttaaccaccacactgccgggctggcccctatttcctccattttagaGACAACAAAACCGAGGCCTCACCTTCCGCATCATTGGTAAGGTTCCCTGAGCGTTTACTCTGCTCCAGGCACAAATTGTGGGAGGCAGGAACTGTACCGGGGTGGGTCAGACACAAAAGCTCTGCTCTTGTCCCCTACCCGGTGTGCAGTGCTGCAGAACTAGGGGCCAGCATTACTGAGAGCCAGATGTTACCCAGGGACTGAGGAGGATGAAGGAGTGAAGGCTGAGAATAAGAAGCTcgaagtgggggccagcccagtggcacagtggttaagtttgtgtgctctgctttggcagcccagggttcacaggtttggatcccgagtgcagacctacacacaactcatcaagccacgctctgGTGGtctcccacataaaacagagaaagattggcacagacgttcgCTCAGgaactatcttcctcaagcaaaaagaagattggcgacagaggttagctcagggccaatcttccttaccaaaaaaagaaaaagaagaagaacaagaagaaaaaactcaaagTAGGACCCAGTAGAGATGGGGTGTCATTCCAGGGGCCCAGAGTTGCCCTGGGTGCCTTGAAGGACTTGTGTCCAGCACCACGAAGGGCTGATGTCACCCCTAAGAAAGACTGTCAGGGGTGAGCCAGGCAGAAATGGCAGGAGTGGGGGCCCAGAATTGGGCAGAGCATCAAGTTTACACCGCAGGTCACAGGCACAGGCCAGGCCCCGGGGCAGGGTGGGCGGGAGCTGAGCCAGCATCTGCCTCTAAAACCTCCGCATTGGGCTCCatccctctgaacctcagttttctcatctgaaaagtgggagTGAGGTGAGAGAATAAGGACATCAGCCTTCACGGGGTTAACATGGAGTCAATGACGATGCATGCAAAGCGCTCACCGGAGCGCCTGGTGGTCAACAAACGGGAATTATTATGCTACTGTGGCGACGATGGGCTACGGAGCCAGGGCAGTGACATGCTGGGCAGGGGTTCTagctcagcccccaccccctgaAATAACGACCCTGGGCGAGTTCCTTAAattttctggcctcagtttccagacctgcaaaatgggagcaataacgacctacccccccccccccccccagaatgGTGGCGGTGCAGAGAGCGCACACGCTTAAAACGCTTGGCACAATGCTTGGCGCCGAGACCAACGGGCCCCGCGAGTGACATGCACACTAAGGATGAGCCTTAACCCGGGCCCCGCTCCCAGGGCCGTCCTCCGGGAGACCCGCACCCCCCGGGTGGATGTCGCAGACTCAGCATTAGGGGTGCGCGGAGGCGTGGGAGCAGAAGAGGGCTGCGGGTTCGGGGCCGGGCAACACCCTGGGGCCACGCCCTGCGCATGGGGGTGGGGTGTCCTCCCCCAGGGATGCCCGGGCCCCGGGGGGGCAGAGACGTTCCCCCGGGACGGCAGGGGCATTCGGCCGAAAGGGGTCGCCCGCATCAGCAGGGCCAGGGCCCGAGGGGATGGGTGGGTGCAGCGGCATCACCGGCCCCTCGCCCCCGGCTAGCGCGCTGGGCCGCTCCGGCCCCGccccttgcctcagtttccccggctTCCCCGCCACTCCGGCTCGCAGCCCTACAGGGCGGGCCGGGGCCGTTACCCGGGGCCGCCGCGGAGCAGCCGAGACCCCACGGCAGTCGGGTGGCGGCGCCGCACCCGAGGGGAGAGCTCGAGCCTTCCTCCCGCGGCCCGCGCGGCCCGCgcggccccgccccagccccgaCCCCCGCGGCACCTGAGCTTCGGCTCATGCGCTTCTCCCAGCCGGGCGGCAGCTTCTCCTCGTCCGCCATCTTCCCTCCTGCCGCAGCGCCCGCTCCGCCTCCGCCGCGCCGCCTCTaccgcccgcgcccgcccgccgccgctTCCGATTGGCTCGGTGCGCCGCGCTCCGGAGCCTGACCACGACGCTCATTGGACAACTTAACTGTCCGGACTCACTCCCAGGCTCTCTATTGGGCAGAAGCGAGAGTGGGCGGCTCCTCCCCCGGTTTCCCTGGGCCCCGCCCCCGACCGGCCTcaccccggccccgcccccttcctCTCCTCGGCCCCTAAGTGGCGGGGAAGGGACGCGAGCCCGCCTTCTCAACGCCCTTTGGCGAGCTTCGAAGAAGTCCCGGCCCCTCCTTTGCGTCCTTCTCCGCAGGGCTCACCCGATTGGCTGCTGCAGCCGCAATGCCCGCCTTCCTCAGCCGTTCCCCGAGGCCCGCAGGCCCCCGATGCGGAAGTGTCTGGCTGGTGCGGCGACAACGGCGGCCGACGAGGTCCTTGTAAGTGGCGGTGCTGCCTTTGCTGTTGCCACAGCAACGGGGTTGCCTTGGTGATGAGCAGCTAAGAACCTAGAAACCTAAATTtggctcctccagcctccctcttCCCACCTGTTTTCTCCAGATGTCCAAAGCTAACCCACcccctctcatttttttttgcaAGGCTAACGCTTTCCCTATGCCACTGACCCAAACACCTTCCACTTCCTTTGGAACCTTCTTCATTTCACTTATTCCCTCTCAATCTGGCTGCTGCCTCCGTCCTGGATGACTGGTGGGTGTTGGCATTGCCACTCAGATGGGGACACGGGAGGAGGCACGGGTGGGAAGATGATGAGCTCGGATGAATCAATTGAAAATTGAGTCTGCGGCTCCCGTGGGACACTGAAGGGGTGATTGGGGACCCGGGGCTGGAGCTAGCCACGGAAGTCAAAAACACCAACACACGGAAGAGTTCAATGACGGTTCATCTATAGCATAGACCCCTATGtgaccattaaaaagaatgaggcgTAGTGACGTGAAACACAGGGAAACATGGCCACAACAACTTATAGAGGCAGGCTGCGGTGGGAGGTGAAGGGCACTCAGGAGCCAGCGttcagattgcctgggttcaaaaccTGGATCTACCATTTGCTATGACCTTGAACTaattacttaacctctgcacTTCAGCTTTCCCATCGGCAAAATGAGGACAAGAAAGAATACACATCGCATACATACCCTTGATGTAAAGATTCAATGAATATAAAGCatgtagaacagtgcctggtccatAGCAAAGATAATGTGTTTGCTGGGTGAAAAAACAAGTCATAGTCCAGCGTAGCAATTATAGTATTCATGAAAGCATAACATaaccaaaaaatcaacaaataagaTTAATTCCAAATAAGGCCATCACTTATAGAAAGATAGCAtaaaaaagccattaaaaagcAGGCTGCTGTATGAGCAGTATGAACAGGATGAGTATTAACAGTATGTATAGTAATTATCTCAACTGTGTAAAAACTATAGGTTAACATTACAGAAAATTTCTGGATGCATTCAAATGTTAATGACTACCATTGGTGACGCAGGTGAAGATATGAGGATCTTAAATGCTAatataatagctttattttttacaaGCATGTATTAGCATAATAATAATCTctttataaagataattttagacttaGAGCAGAGTTGCAAAAGTAGTAGAGAGTTTTCATATACCCTTCAGCCAGCCTTCCCTTCTATTAGCATCTTACATAATAGAACAGCGGTGATTTGGTTCCCCAGGGGACGTTTGGAAATGTCTTAAGACATTTGtggttgtcacaaatggaggGAGATGCTAATGGCACTTGGTGaggagaggccaaggatgctgcacAGTCTCcatgacaaagaattatccagccctagatgtcaacagtgccaagctGAGAAACCCTGCCATAGAATAATTGTCAACACTAAGAAATCAGGGGccgcctggtggctgagtggttaagttcgtgtgttccgcttcggtggcccagggttttgccagttaggatcctgggcatggccatggcactgctcatcactggggggctttggggagaagacgatgaagaagaaaaaagattggcaacagatgttagctcagatgccactctttaaaaaaaaaaacactaagaaaTCAACATTGGTACACTACTATGTGTTAACTAGACTagacttaaaaaaagttttccatTAACATTCTTTTTATGTTCTGGAATCCACACTGTCATGTCTGCCTAGTCTCCTCCAACATGTGATAATTTCTAGGTCTTTCcctgtctttcatgaccttgatactTTTAAAGAGTAGAATGTCCCTCATTGTGATGTTTTGTCATGATGGGGTTTGTCGgctattttctcatgattagggTGAGGTTTTGCATTAGTGGGAAGAAGACCCCAGGGACCATGCGCCTTCTCAGTGCCCATCCCACCAGGTATTACTGTTGTATTGCTGGTTGTATTAGGGTATCTACTGCCACACAACAAATTACCCCACAACTTAGTGGACTACCATTTATGATCTCAGCTTccgtgggtcaggaatccaggcacgGTTTAGCAGCAGGGGCGGCCGTGGTCTCATCTGAAGGTTCGACTGGGGCAGGATCTGCTTCCAGGCTCACTCACGTGGCTGCTGGCAGGATTCAGTTGCTAACGGGACGTTGGACTGAGGACCACAGTTCTTTATTGGCTGGGGGCCTCTCCAGCTTACATATGGCAGCCGGCTTTCATCAATGAGCAAGTAAGAAAGCAAGAGAGCAAGCAAGACAGACCCAGTTTCTTTGCAACCTAATCTCAGAACTGCCATCCTATCACTTTTGCCATGTTCTATTTGTTATAAGCAAGGTCCAGCCTATGCCAAAGGGGAAGGGATTACACAAGGGTGGGAATACTTGGAGGAGGGGATCTTTACCGGCCATCTTAGAGGCTACCTACCACGCTTGTGatattaactttgatcacttagTTACGGCAGTATCTACACTTcctattttcccctttgtaatgaatgaatacatttttttaaagtcttttttttttaagattttatttttcctttttctccccaaagcccccagtacatagttgtgtatttttagttgtgtctccttctagttgtggcatgtgggacgccgcctcagcatggcttgatgagcggtgccatgtccgtgcccaggattcgaactggtgaatccctgggccgccacagcagagtgtgcgaacctaaccactcagccacggggctggcccctgaataaaTACTTTTGATGAGATACTTTGAGACCGTGCAAATATCCTACTTCTGCTTAAACTTTCGCCCACCAATTTTAGCATCTATCAATGCATCTTGCCTACAGCAATTTACCACGATGGTGATACAATGGTGGgtgatttatttccttcttcccttctacatttattaattggaatccTTTTGTAATGAACAGTTGCTCCTTTTCCCCCATTTATGTATTCAGTTATTGATATGAGCATGGGCTcagggatatttattttattctttgggttatagTCCAATACTATCCCTATTTTGTTGCTCAAGTTGTCCCAAATTTGGCTACTGGGAACTCTTTCACAGGTTGGCTTCTATGCCCTTTCCACATGCTTCCATCCTCTTCCTTTGAGCACTTCTTACTTCCTGacacaagatgctccaggctcagcTTGCACTTTTCCTGCCCTAGCACTGGAACCAATCCCTTCCCCAAGGAgccctagtttctttttttttttttttggtttgtttgtttttgaggaagattagccctcagctaactactgccagtcctactctttttgctgaggaagcctggctctgagctaacatccgtgcccaccttcctctacttttatatgtgggacgcctaccacagcatggctgccaggcggtgccatgtccgcacccgagatccgaaccagcgaaccccgggccgccaagaatcggaacgcgcaaacttaaccgctgtgccaccgggccggccccccttgtttcttttcttggagaatgttatttagaaaccaagatctgggtgctgggtATGCTCACTACTGGGGTGTCGCTGCTTCTGGTCCCTCTAAGCAGATAATGCACGGAAATATATGTACGTATACGGacatatttgtatttctgtgtgtgtctatgtacatATACATGAGTTCATACCAATGCTGCCAACTCTAATCCACTTCATTCTAACCACACCCTTCCACCCATCCCCACCTCCGatttatttgtaacttctttctccaGCAGTGAGACACCTGGCTCTCATTATCTactatgtatttatccatttgttcaaccctgtgtgtgtatacatgtacaaAACTAgtttcaaggggccagcctggtggcgtagtggttaagttcacatgctctgcgttggtgacccggggttcgcaggttcagatcctgggcatggacccacacactgctcattaagccatgcggtggcagcgtctcacatacaaaatagaggaacattggcacggatgttagctcagtgacaatcttcctcaagcagaaagaggaaaatcggcaacagatgttagctcagggccaatcttccccaccaagaaaaaaacaaactagttTCAGAATTTCTAAATCATACCACTGTGAGGAACATATATACACCAACCAGAGCAGTGTTTTTAtataatcctttttgtttttagccTTTCAGTATCCAGCCAAAATACTTCCAAAGTTACTTTTTTCCAAAGCtcctttcttccccacccccttcagTGTGGTCATGTGCTTCGTCTATAATATGGGCAGATTCATTCAACAGCCTGCATTCCATTTTCCTTCCCACATCCTCGTGGACAAATGCAGTCCTGCATCCACTACCACAGTTCCAGACAGGgcagttccatcaccccaaaatcCCTCCATACCACCCTttattttgtgtgaggaagactagccctgagctaacatctgccgccaatcctctttttgctgaagactggccctgggataacatccgtgcccatcttcctctgctttatatgtgggacccctgccacagacACCAGGGCTTCATAAGCAGTGTGGAGGTTCACACCtcgatctgaactggtgaaccctggg
This region includes:
- the PIN1 gene encoding peptidyl-prolyl cis-trans isomerase NIMA-interacting 1 — translated: MADEEKLPPGWEKRMSRSSGRVYYFNHITNASQWERPSGNSSSGGGKNGQGEPTRVRCSHLLVKHSQSRRPSSWRQEKITRTKEEALELINGYIQKIKSGEEDFESLASQFSDCSSAKARGDLGAFSRGQMQKPFEDASFALRTGEMSGPVFTDSGIHIILRTE